One Burkholderia sp. 9120 DNA window includes the following coding sequences:
- a CDS encoding pyruvate, water dikinase regulatory protein gives MPPTVFIVSDGTGITAETFAHSILSQFDQKFRLVRVPFVDSTEKAYATLEKINEAIAQDGRRPIVFTTLVDSASNQIVKGSNALVLDMFQTFVEPLEQELELKSSHAMGRGHQNADTEEYKNRIEAINFSLAHDDGQSNRNLADADVILVGVSRSGKTPTSLYLAMQYGVKAANYPLIPEDFERGKLPTPLLAHRQKMFGLSIDPQRLSEIRNERRPGSKYAAPENCRYEINEAEAMMRREGVKWLSSTHKSIEEIATTILQEIKLDRQAY, from the coding sequence ATGCCGCCCACCGTATTCATCGTCTCCGACGGGACCGGGATCACTGCCGAAACCTTCGCGCATTCGATCCTCTCCCAGTTCGACCAGAAATTCCGTCTGGTTCGCGTGCCCTTCGTCGACTCGACGGAAAAGGCCTACGCCACCCTCGAAAAGATCAACGAGGCGATCGCGCAAGACGGCCGCCGGCCGATCGTGTTCACCACGCTGGTGGACAGCGCGTCGAACCAGATCGTCAAAGGGTCGAACGCGTTGGTGCTGGACATGTTTCAGACCTTCGTCGAGCCGCTCGAGCAGGAACTGGAACTGAAGTCGAGCCACGCCATGGGCCGTGGACACCAGAACGCGGACACCGAGGAGTACAAGAACCGGATCGAGGCGATCAACTTTTCGCTCGCGCATGACGACGGTCAATCGAACCGCAATCTGGCCGACGCGGACGTGATCCTGGTCGGCGTGTCGCGTAGCGGCAAAACGCCGACGAGCCTGTATCTGGCCATGCAGTACGGCGTGAAGGCGGCGAACTATCCGCTGATTCCGGAAGACTTCGAACGCGGCAAACTGCCTACGCCCTTGCTCGCGCATCGTCAGAAGATGTTTGGGTTGTCGATCGATCCGCAGCGGCTGTCCGAAATCCGCAACGAGCGTCGGCCGGGCAGCAAATACGCCGCGCCGGAAAACTGCCGTTATGAGATCAACGAAGCCGAGGCGATGATGCGGCGTGAAGGCGTCAAGTGGTTGTCGTCGACGCACAAATCGATCGAGGAGATCGCGACGACGATCCTGCAGGAGATCAAGCTGGATCGGCAGGCTTATTGA